A part of Candidatus Saccharibacteria bacterium genomic DNA contains:
- a CDS encoding ATP-binding cassette domain-containing protein — translation MRFGDTEVIKDLSFTVKRGETFGLLGSNGSGKTTTIRALLGIYIPTAGELLIDGAPYSVSEGVKLGYLPEERGLYKKESVIDTMVYFGQLKGLKRDEARRQSMDFLQRVKLEDKAKIRLDKLSGGQQQKIQLGITVLGNPELLILDEPTKGFDPVNRRLLMSIIEDHQRKGATVVMITHQMEEVEQLCDRILLLKDGVARAYGTVSDVKKKFGGKSLDDIFVRVYGDENEEEV, via the coding sequence ATGCGATTTGGGGACACCGAGGTGATCAAAGACCTCAGTTTTACTGTCAAGCGCGGCGAAACGTTTGGGCTGCTTGGTAGCAACGGCAGCGGCAAGACAACCACTATCAGGGCGCTTCTAGGAATTTATATCCCCACAGCTGGCGAACTACTTATTGATGGCGCACCTTACTCGGTGAGCGAAGGGGTAAAGCTTGGCTATCTGCCGGAAGAGCGCGGACTATACAAGAAGGAGTCGGTTATCGACACAATGGTTTATTTTGGGCAACTCAAAGGCCTAAAGCGCGACGAAGCCAGACGCCAATCGATGGACTTCTTACAGCGCGTCAAACTAGAAGATAAGGCAAAGATACGTCTCGACAAACTGAGCGGTGGTCAGCAGCAAAAGATCCAGCTCGGCATCACCGTGCTCGGAAACCCTGAACTACTCATTCTCGACGAACCGACCAAAGGCTTCGACCCCGTCAACCGCCGGTTGCTTATGAGCATTATCGAAGATCATCAGAGAAAGGGCGCAACCGTCGTGATGATCACTCACCAGATGGAAGAGGTTGAACAGCTCTGTGATCGTATCTTACTACTCAAAGATGGAGTCGCCCGCGCCTATGGCACGGTGAGCGATGTCAAGAAGAAATTTGGTGGCAAATCACTTGACGACATATTTGTGCGAGTGTACGGCGACGAAAATGAGGAGGAGGTATAG
- a CDS encoding phage holin family protein, which produces MFRVVINILIKATVIFGLNTWGWVHFRFNGAELTTPGGYILYALGFGLIFALVGAVVRLVMGFLTAGIGLVTAGIGALLLLPVLMFGLNALTLWIFSGWLPSWVTLAGFWPTVGAGLLLGLMIPATKQGSSSSRY; this is translated from the coding sequence ATGTTTCGTGTCGTTATCAACATCCTCATCAAAGCGACCGTCATCTTCGGCCTCAACACGTGGGGCTGGGTCCACTTCCGGTTCAACGGCGCGGAACTTACCACTCCCGGAGGCTACATTCTGTACGCGCTTGGGTTCGGTCTCATCTTCGCTCTTGTCGGAGCGGTGGTGCGGCTGGTCATGGGCTTCCTCACTGCCGGCATCGGTCTGGTGACCGCTGGCATCGGCGCCCTTCTGCTACTGCCCGTGCTGATGTTCGGTCTCAACGCCCTCACCCTGTGGATCTTCAGTGGCTGGCTCCCCTCTTGGGTGACCCTCGCCGGCTTCTGGCCGACAGTCGGCGCTGGCCTTCTGCTCGGACTGATGATCCCCGCCACCAAGCAGGGTTCCAGCAGCTCGCGCTACTGA